In a genomic window of Seriola aureovittata isolate HTS-2021-v1 ecotype China chromosome 11, ASM2101889v1, whole genome shotgun sequence:
- the LOC130177778 gene encoding annexin B11-like, translating into MYGHNQGNQYPPGYPNHPQQMPGGYPNHPQQMPGGYPHCPPGTVPPNCPPQPHGPPGGHPYGPGPGYGHGQEHGHGQGQGHGHGHGHGHGHGHGHGHGHCHGQGHGHGHKHKHKHGHNHVKCHKKGKDCHGSSSSSCSSDSD; encoded by the exons ATGTACGGACACAACCAAG GAAACCAGTATCCCCCTGGCTACCCGAACCATCCCCAGCAGATGCCGGGGGGTTACCCGAACCATCCCCAGCAGATGCCCGGGGGTTACCCTCACTGTCCTCCAGGCACTGTCCCACCAAACTGCCCTCCTCAGCCCCACGGTCCACCCGGAGGCCACCCATACGGACCTGGTCCTGGTTACGGTCATGGTCAAGAGCATGGACACGGACAAGGACAAGGACATGGACATGGACACGGACATGGACATGGACACGGACACGGACATGGACACGGGCACTGCCATGGACAGGGCCACGGACATGggcacaagcacaagcacaagcatGGTCACAATCATGTCAAGTGTCACAAGAAAGGAAAGGACTGTCACGGG tcctccagcagctcctgcagcagtgACTCAGACTGA